One stretch of Vulpes lagopus strain Blue_001 chromosome 12, ASM1834538v1, whole genome shotgun sequence DNA includes these proteins:
- the LOC121473704 gene encoding C-C motif chemokine 3 produces MKVPGAALAVLLCTMSLCSQVFSAPFGADTPIACCFSYVSKQIPRKFIVDCFETSSQCSKPGIIFQTRKGRQACANPSEAWVQEYVADLKLKA; encoded by the exons ATGAAGgtccccggggctgccctcgcCGTCCTCCTCTGCACCATGTCCCTCTGCAGCCAGGTCTTCTCTGCACCAT TTGGTGCTGACACCCCAatagcctgctgcttctcctacGTCTCCAAGCAGATTCCACGCAAGTTCATAGTCGACTGCTTTGAGACCAGCAGCCAATGCTCCAAGCCCGGTATTAT CTTCCAAACCAGAAAAGGCCGCCAGGCCTGTGCCAACCCCAGTGAGGCCTGGGTCCAGGAATATGTGGCCGATCTGAAGCTGAAAGCCTGA